The Oryza glaberrima chromosome 9, OglaRS2, whole genome shotgun sequence genome includes a window with the following:
- the LOC127784426 gene encoding polygalacturonate 4-alpha-galacturonosyltransferase-like isoform X2 yields MANSKRLPYSTAGGGGGGGGGGGRRGGASGSGVVAPLVVLVFLFVLAPSIFFVARNGGHVHVASDPKDREGNQETDWQKQLATNNMKSILSKEMIDALASSQQEAGTLSVDFFRKRASPSWKTDDLVNDLSNASLDVDDKVKSENSSAEHELSLTDKTPKDDTAEHQVDAAAKNARRKLREKRREKRAMDLVRKDDEARVKLENAAIERSKAVDSAVLGKYSIWRKENENENSDSTVRLMRDQIIMARVYSVLAKSKNKNDLYQELQTRIKESQRAVGEATADSDLHHSAPEKVRVMGQLLSKAREDVYDCKAVTQRLRAMLQSADEQVRSLKKQSTFLSQLAAKTIPNSIHCLSMRLTIDYYLLPLEKRKFPRSENLENPELYHYALFSDNVLAASVVVNSTIMNAKEPEKHVFHLVTDKLNFGAMNMWFLLNPPGKATIHVENVDEFKWLNSSYCPVLRQLESAAMKEYYFKADRPTTLSAGSSNLKYRNPKYLSMLNHLRFYLPQVYPKLDKILFLDDDIVVQKDLTGLWDVDLNGKVNGAVETCGESFHRFDKYLNFSNPHIARNFDPNACGWAYGMNIFDLKEWKKKDITGIYHKWQSMNEDRVLWKLGTLPPGLLTFYKLTHPLDKSWHVLGLGYNPSIDRSEIDNAAVVHYNGNMKPWLELAMTKYRPYWTRYIKYDHPYIRGCNLAE; encoded by the exons atGGCGAACTCGAAGCGGCTCCCGTACtccacggccggcggcggcgggggaggaggaggaggaggggggaggcgcggcggcgcctccggctccggcgtgGTGGCGCCGCTGGTGGTCCTCGTGTTCCTCTTCGTGCTCGCGCCGTCGATCTTCTTCGTCGCGCGCAATGGGGGCCACGTCCACGTCGCCTCAG ATCCCAAGGATAGGGAAGGTAATCAG GAAACAGATTGGCAAAAACAACTGGCAACAAACAACATGAAATCTATTTTGTCCAAGGAG ATGATCGATGCTTTAGCTTCTAGTCAACAAGAAGCAGGCACTTTGAGTGTTGATTTTTTCAGAAAACGTGCATCTCCCTCTTGGAAAACTGATGATCTAGTCAATGACCTGAGCAATGCTAGTTTGGATGTTGATGACAAGGTTAAATCTGAAAACAGTTCTGCAGAACATGAGTTATCACTGACAGATAAAACACCCAAGGATGATACTG CTGAACATCAAGTCGATGCAGCTGCAAAAAATGCTCGAAGG AAACTAAGGGAGAAAAGGCGTGAAAAGAGGGCAATGGATTTGGTAAGGAAAGATGATGAAGCACGTGTTAAGCTGGAGAATGCTGCTATTGAACGATCAAAGGCTGTAGATTCTGCTGTCCTTGGGAAATACAGCATTTGGAGAAAagagaatgagaatgagaactCAGATTCAACAGTTAGATTGATGAGAGACCAGATTATCATGGCACGTGTTTATTCTGTGCTTGCTAAATCAAAGAACAAGAATGATCTTTATCAAGAGCTGCAAACCAGGATCAAGGAAAGCCAGAGGGCTGTTGGAGAGGCTACTGCTGATTCTGACCTTCATCATAG TGCACCTGAGAAAGTCAGAGTAATGGGTCAACTTCTATCCAAGGCTAGAGAAGATGTGTATGATTGCAAGGCGGTTACTCAGAGACTTAGAGCTATGCTTCAGTCAGCAGATGAACAAGTCAGGAGCTTGAAGAAGCAGAGTACATTTCTTAGCCAGTTGGCTGCGAAGACAATTCCAAACAGCATTCATTGTTTGTCTATGCGCTTAACAATAGATTACTATCTCCTCCCGTTGGAGAAAAGGAAGTTCCCGAGGAGCGAGAACTTGGAAAATCCAGAGCTCTACCACTATGCACTTTTCTCAGACAATGTCTTGGCAGCATCTGTTGTTGTGAACTCAACCATAATGAATGCTAAG GAGCCTGAGAAGCATGTTTTCCATCTTGTGACTGATAAGTTGAACTTCGGAGCCATGAACATGTGGTTTTTGTTGAACCCACCTGGGAAGGCCACCATCCATGTTGAGAACGTAGATGAATTTAAGTGGTTGAACTCATCGTACTGTCCTGTTTTACGACAACTTGAGTCTGCAGCCATGAAAGAGTATTATTTCAAGGCTGACCGCCCCACCACTCTCTCTGCGGGTTCTTCAAACCTAAAGTATCGTAACCCCAAGTACCTCTCCATGCTGAACCACTTGAGATTTTATCTCCCACAGGTCTATCCAAAGTTGGATAAGATACTTTTCCTTGATGATGACATAGTTGTGCAGAAAGATTTGACAGGATTATGGGACGTTGATCTTAATGGGAAGGTCAATGGTGCAGTGGAGACCTGTGGGGAGAGTTTCCATCGTTTTGACAAGTACCTTAACTTTTCCAATCCACATATTGCTCGGAACTTTGATCCAAATGCATGTGGCTGGGCTTATGGAATGAACATCTTTGATCTGAAGGAGTGGAAGAAGAAAGATATCACTGGGATCTACCACAAGTGGCAAAGCATG AATGAAGACCGGGTTCTTTGGAAGCTTGGGACACTTCCACCTGGCCTCTTAACCTTCTACAAGTTGACACATCCCCTTGACAAGTCGTGGCATGTCCTTGGATTAGGATACAACCCAAGCATTGATCGCTCAGAGATAGATAATGCTGCTGTTGTTCATTACAACGGTAACATGAAGCCATGGCTGGAGTTAGCAATGACCAAGTACAGACCATATTGGACAAGGTATATAAAGTATGATCACCCTTACATCCGTGGATGCAACTTGGCGGAGTAG
- the LOC127784426 gene encoding polygalacturonate 4-alpha-galacturonosyltransferase-like isoform X1, whose amino-acid sequence MANSKRLPYSTAGGGGGGGGGGGRRGGASGSGVVAPLVVLVFLFVLAPSIFFVARNGGHVHVASGSDPKDREGNQETDWQKQLATNNMKSILSKEMIDALASSQQEAGTLSVDFFRKRASPSWKTDDLVNDLSNASLDVDDKVKSENSSAEHELSLTDKTPKDDTAEHQVDAAAKNARRKLREKRREKRAMDLVRKDDEARVKLENAAIERSKAVDSAVLGKYSIWRKENENENSDSTVRLMRDQIIMARVYSVLAKSKNKNDLYQELQTRIKESQRAVGEATADSDLHHSAPEKVRVMGQLLSKAREDVYDCKAVTQRLRAMLQSADEQVRSLKKQSTFLSQLAAKTIPNSIHCLSMRLTIDYYLLPLEKRKFPRSENLENPELYHYALFSDNVLAASVVVNSTIMNAKEPEKHVFHLVTDKLNFGAMNMWFLLNPPGKATIHVENVDEFKWLNSSYCPVLRQLESAAMKEYYFKADRPTTLSAGSSNLKYRNPKYLSMLNHLRFYLPQVYPKLDKILFLDDDIVVQKDLTGLWDVDLNGKVNGAVETCGESFHRFDKYLNFSNPHIARNFDPNACGWAYGMNIFDLKEWKKKDITGIYHKWQSMNEDRVLWKLGTLPPGLLTFYKLTHPLDKSWHVLGLGYNPSIDRSEIDNAAVVHYNGNMKPWLELAMTKYRPYWTRYIKYDHPYIRGCNLAE is encoded by the exons atGGCGAACTCGAAGCGGCTCCCGTACtccacggccggcggcggcgggggaggaggaggaggaggggggaggcgcggcggcgcctccggctccggcgtgGTGGCGCCGCTGGTGGTCCTCGTGTTCCTCTTCGTGCTCGCGCCGTCGATCTTCTTCGTCGCGCGCAATGGGGGCCACGTCCACGTCGCCTCAGGTTCCG ATCCCAAGGATAGGGAAGGTAATCAG GAAACAGATTGGCAAAAACAACTGGCAACAAACAACATGAAATCTATTTTGTCCAAGGAG ATGATCGATGCTTTAGCTTCTAGTCAACAAGAAGCAGGCACTTTGAGTGTTGATTTTTTCAGAAAACGTGCATCTCCCTCTTGGAAAACTGATGATCTAGTCAATGACCTGAGCAATGCTAGTTTGGATGTTGATGACAAGGTTAAATCTGAAAACAGTTCTGCAGAACATGAGTTATCACTGACAGATAAAACACCCAAGGATGATACTG CTGAACATCAAGTCGATGCAGCTGCAAAAAATGCTCGAAGG AAACTAAGGGAGAAAAGGCGTGAAAAGAGGGCAATGGATTTGGTAAGGAAAGATGATGAAGCACGTGTTAAGCTGGAGAATGCTGCTATTGAACGATCAAAGGCTGTAGATTCTGCTGTCCTTGGGAAATACAGCATTTGGAGAAAagagaatgagaatgagaactCAGATTCAACAGTTAGATTGATGAGAGACCAGATTATCATGGCACGTGTTTATTCTGTGCTTGCTAAATCAAAGAACAAGAATGATCTTTATCAAGAGCTGCAAACCAGGATCAAGGAAAGCCAGAGGGCTGTTGGAGAGGCTACTGCTGATTCTGACCTTCATCATAG TGCACCTGAGAAAGTCAGAGTAATGGGTCAACTTCTATCCAAGGCTAGAGAAGATGTGTATGATTGCAAGGCGGTTACTCAGAGACTTAGAGCTATGCTTCAGTCAGCAGATGAACAAGTCAGGAGCTTGAAGAAGCAGAGTACATTTCTTAGCCAGTTGGCTGCGAAGACAATTCCAAACAGCATTCATTGTTTGTCTATGCGCTTAACAATAGATTACTATCTCCTCCCGTTGGAGAAAAGGAAGTTCCCGAGGAGCGAGAACTTGGAAAATCCAGAGCTCTACCACTATGCACTTTTCTCAGACAATGTCTTGGCAGCATCTGTTGTTGTGAACTCAACCATAATGAATGCTAAG GAGCCTGAGAAGCATGTTTTCCATCTTGTGACTGATAAGTTGAACTTCGGAGCCATGAACATGTGGTTTTTGTTGAACCCACCTGGGAAGGCCACCATCCATGTTGAGAACGTAGATGAATTTAAGTGGTTGAACTCATCGTACTGTCCTGTTTTACGACAACTTGAGTCTGCAGCCATGAAAGAGTATTATTTCAAGGCTGACCGCCCCACCACTCTCTCTGCGGGTTCTTCAAACCTAAAGTATCGTAACCCCAAGTACCTCTCCATGCTGAACCACTTGAGATTTTATCTCCCACAGGTCTATCCAAAGTTGGATAAGATACTTTTCCTTGATGATGACATAGTTGTGCAGAAAGATTTGACAGGATTATGGGACGTTGATCTTAATGGGAAGGTCAATGGTGCAGTGGAGACCTGTGGGGAGAGTTTCCATCGTTTTGACAAGTACCTTAACTTTTCCAATCCACATATTGCTCGGAACTTTGATCCAAATGCATGTGGCTGGGCTTATGGAATGAACATCTTTGATCTGAAGGAGTGGAAGAAGAAAGATATCACTGGGATCTACCACAAGTGGCAAAGCATG AATGAAGACCGGGTTCTTTGGAAGCTTGGGACACTTCCACCTGGCCTCTTAACCTTCTACAAGTTGACACATCCCCTTGACAAGTCGTGGCATGTCCTTGGATTAGGATACAACCCAAGCATTGATCGCTCAGAGATAGATAATGCTGCTGTTGTTCATTACAACGGTAACATGAAGCCATGGCTGGAGTTAGCAATGACCAAGTACAGACCATATTGGACAAGGTATATAAAGTATGATCACCCTTACATCCGTGGATGCAACTTGGCGGAGTAG